In Paenibacillus sp. FSL M7-0420, a single genomic region encodes these proteins:
- a CDS encoding carbohydrate ABC transporter permease translates to MKYRLNGSTVFAVFNTVFLILLGILCIAPIVNTLAISFSSASAVAMGKVRFFPSDFSLDAYKFIATRPEFLRSLGVAVIRVLIGSALQMLVTFISAYPLSRENRDFSMRTFYVWFFMFTILFSGGIVPLYMQVKSLHMLDTMLVLVLPTALAVFNIVLMINFFRGLPRELDESFRIDGAGHWTILWRLYFPLSLPAFATILLLAMVGHWNSWFDGMIFMNQTENYPLATYLRSIIVSFDFSNVRSEDAALLASISPRTTKSAQIILATLPILCVYPFLQRYFVSGLVLGSVKG, encoded by the coding sequence GTGAAATATCGTTTGAACGGCAGCACCGTGTTCGCAGTATTCAACACAGTATTTCTCATTCTCTTGGGAATCCTCTGCATTGCGCCGATTGTCAATACGTTAGCCATTTCCTTCAGCTCCGCCTCGGCGGTGGCGATGGGGAAGGTACGGTTTTTTCCGTCGGACTTTTCACTGGACGCTTATAAATTTATCGCTACCCGTCCGGAATTTCTAAGATCCTTGGGCGTGGCTGTGATCCGGGTGCTTATCGGCAGCGCCCTGCAGATGCTGGTTACCTTTATTTCGGCTTATCCCCTTTCCAGGGAGAACAGGGATTTCAGCATGCGGACGTTTTATGTATGGTTTTTCATGTTCACCATCCTGTTCAGCGGCGGCATTGTTCCCCTGTACATGCAGGTGAAATCCCTCCACATGCTGGATACCATGCTGGTACTGGTTCTGCCGACAGCCCTGGCGGTCTTCAACATCGTTCTGATGATCAATTTCTTCAGAGGATTGCCCCGGGAACTGGATGAGTCCTTCCGCATAGATGGAGCCGGACACTGGACCATCCTGTGGCGGTTATATTTCCCGCTGTCGTTGCCTGCCTTTGCGACCATCCTGCTGCTGGCTATGGTAGGGCATTGGAATAGCTGGTTTGACGGAATGATCTTCATGAACCAGACCGAGAACTATCCGCTCGCCACCTATTTGCGCTCCATTATTGTCAGCTTCGATTTCAGCAATGTGAGGTCTGAGGATGCCGCACTCCTGGCCAGCATCTCACCGCGCACGACCAAGAGCGCGCAGATCATTCTGGCCACGTTGCCCATCTTGTGTGTATACCCTTTTTTACAGCGTTATTTCGTGTCTGGTCTCGTCCTGGGAAGCGTGAAGGGATAG
- a CDS encoding ABC transporter permease, translating into MRALHLKSRFRHELPYHLFLIPGIILAVLFCYIPMMGIVMAFQNFSVFKGWLAGPWVGMDNFKYIISMPRFGQVMYNTIYISILKIVFSLLVPIVVALLLNEMRSHRLKRVLQTAMYLPYFLSWVVLGGIILDVLSLEGVINSLIQAFGGEPVGFLSSNRMFPGVLVTTEVWKNFGFNTIIYMAALTSINPDLYEAAMIDGASRWRQIWHVTLPGIRPTIILLATLSLGNVLNAGFEQVFMLLNPLVVDSGDILDTLVYRLAFNQAQYSVATAVGLFKSLVSGVLISVSYYMAYKFADYRIF; encoded by the coding sequence GTGAGAGCTTTGCACCTGAAGAGCCGCTTCAGACATGAATTACCGTACCATCTGTTCTTGATACCGGGAATTATTCTGGCCGTTCTATTCTGCTATATTCCGATGATGGGGATTGTCATGGCCTTCCAGAACTTTAGCGTGTTCAAGGGCTGGCTTGCGGGTCCGTGGGTCGGGATGGACAATTTCAAATATATTATTTCCATGCCCCGCTTCGGGCAAGTCATGTATAACACGATCTATATCTCCATTTTAAAAATCGTATTTTCATTGCTTGTGCCCATTGTGGTTGCCCTGTTGCTGAACGAAATGCGCAGCCATAGGTTGAAAAGGGTGCTGCAAACTGCGATGTACCTGCCTTATTTCCTATCCTGGGTGGTGCTCGGCGGCATCATTCTGGATGTCCTCAGTCTGGAGGGGGTGATTAACAGCCTCATCCAGGCCTTTGGGGGAGAGCCGGTGGGCTTCCTGTCCAGCAACCGGATGTTCCCCGGTGTACTGGTCACTACTGAAGTGTGGAAGAACTTTGGCTTCAATACGATTATTTATATGGCTGCGCTAACCTCCATCAATCCCGATTTATATGAAGCGGCCATGATTGACGGAGCCAGCCGCTGGCGGCAGATCTGGCATGTTACGCTGCCCGGCATCCGGCCCACGATCATTCTGCTGGCTACGCTCAGTCTGGGCAATGTCCTGAACGCCGGGTTTGAGCAGGTATTTATGCTGCTCAATCCGCTGGTTGTCGATTCCGGCGATATTCTGGATACACTGGTCTACCGGCTGGCGTTCAATCAGGCACAGTACAGTGTAGCGACTGCTGTAGGACTGTTTAAATCGCTGGTGTCCGGAGTGCTGATTTCAGTTTCATACTATATGGCTTATAAGTTTGCCGATTACCGCATTTTCTGA
- a CDS encoding extracellular solute-binding protein, producing the protein MRKIAALSISTVLLALTACSSPSNTNTKDTASSSADPKQPIDLRVGRYSLPTWGYPAGDDFANNIWYRHYADKFNLNVIHEWTALQNEYNEKLNIVIASGSIPDIVIEASTNQLETMVKAGMTADLTDVFEEHASDLTKEILTGDGGLAMDSATFDGKLMALPYTTSVIYEPSLLWVRQDWLDKLNLPVPKTIDDVIAVAKAFKEQDPDGNGIDDTGGLAFSNWLFDGITSTTGFFNGYHAYPQSWLKGDDGKITYGSVQPEMKNALAKLREMYQAGLIDPEFGMKDTTKVTEEVSGGKYGISYGRCWNVYMYGTGLEGQPDMVWTPVAAPSADGQDVFANVGTTVVSYYAVNKDYKHPEILVQLLNDYNEMAYGPNRNDPEVKKFFAFEKGQTIVEQGHLSLARTLTTDDATVKSLEYLIEAIEKRDPSKLDQALTETGKYEPSVAYLDGKGTGYMEYHQVKAFKTIVEGYGTDRLIPQAYGGTTETMLNKMGILGDYEREIFTKIIMGAEPIDAFDTFVSEWHKLGGQQILDEINASL; encoded by the coding sequence ATGAGAAAAATTGCCGCTTTATCTATTAGCACCGTTCTTTTGGCCCTGACAGCCTGCAGCTCACCATCCAATACTAATACCAAAGACACTGCCAGTTCCAGTGCCGATCCGAAGCAACCCATTGACCTGCGGGTAGGCCGTTATTCCCTGCCCACGTGGGGGTATCCCGCAGGGGATGATTTTGCGAACAACATCTGGTACCGGCATTATGCAGACAAATTCAATCTGAATGTCATACACGAATGGACCGCTCTGCAGAATGAATACAATGAGAAGCTGAATATCGTCATTGCCTCGGGATCAATTCCGGATATCGTCATCGAAGCTTCAACCAACCAGCTGGAGACCATGGTAAAGGCCGGGATGACAGCGGATCTGACTGATGTTTTCGAGGAGCATGCTTCTGATTTGACCAAAGAGATTCTCACCGGTGACGGCGGCCTGGCGATGGATTCGGCCACCTTCGACGGCAAGCTCATGGCCTTGCCTTACACGACCTCGGTCATCTATGAACCCAGCCTGCTGTGGGTGCGGCAGGACTGGCTGGATAAGCTGAACCTGCCTGTGCCGAAGACCATCGACGATGTGATTGCGGTGGCCAAGGCCTTCAAGGAGCAGGACCCGGACGGCAACGGCATCGACGATACCGGCGGGCTGGCATTCAGCAACTGGCTATTCGACGGGATTACCTCCACCACCGGATTCTTCAACGGCTATCATGCCTATCCGCAGAGCTGGCTCAAAGGAGATGACGGCAAGATCACCTACGGCAGTGTGCAGCCTGAAATGAAGAATGCCTTAGCGAAGCTCAGAGAAATGTATCAGGCCGGCCTGATTGATCCGGAGTTCGGCATGAAGGATACGACCAAGGTGACGGAGGAGGTCAGCGGCGGTAAATATGGCATCAGCTATGGACGCTGCTGGAATGTATACATGTACGGTACGGGCCTGGAGGGCCAGCCGGATATGGTCTGGACTCCAGTGGCGGCCCCGAGCGCCGACGGGCAGGATGTGTTCGCCAATGTAGGTACAACCGTGGTGAGCTACTATGCCGTGAACAAAGATTACAAGCATCCGGAGATCCTGGTCCAATTATTGAATGATTACAACGAGATGGCTTATGGTCCGAACCGGAATGATCCCGAGGTCAAGAAATTCTTTGCTTTCGAAAAAGGGCAGACCATTGTGGAACAGGGGCACTTGTCTCTGGCCCGGACCCTTACGACCGATGATGCCACCGTGAAATCTTTGGAATACCTGATCGAAGCCATCGAGAAGCGCGATCCCAGCAAGCTGGATCAGGCGCTGACCGAGACGGGGAAATACGAACCGAGTGTAGCTTATCTGGACGGCAAGGGGACCGGCTATATGGAGTATCACCAGGTCAAAGCCTTCAAAACGATTGTGGAGGGCTATGGCACGGATCGTCTGATTCCCCAGGCTTATGGAGGCACCACGGAAACGATGCTGAACAAGATGGGCATTCTGGGCGATTATGAACGTGAAATTTTCACGAAGATCATCATGGGTGCGGAGCCTATTGACGCCTTCGATACCTTCGTATCCGAGTGGCACAAGCTGGGCGGCCAGCAGATTCTGGACGAGATCAACGCCAGCTTGTGA
- a CDS encoding DUF6259 domain-containing protein — MINVVRRTVMVCVACILLCGSLPGLSFADTANVKVTIDSGTAAIDFTYGTITLARGNEGKLTGIRHLAQNNLWNDAAASAVSAKKGHVTYEHTWGSGSSLAELETTVARKYDGTLTVSQYAQTQQPGISGVQWGFIIPDTYDLIIPALGGIRLTAESPDAAYGFSQFTYPDVWEAQMFLVQGADGGLLVHADDNAAYFKTLHVKHENGSFYVGIETQAPAPFQQTTKAASTDWRLKAYAGDWANGSAMYRDWADGAFGLSESSANAPDWAKDIGFTVLTDLEDQPMLEELAQRVDAERTLLVVPGWRADPYDVNFPNYEPKPDIAARIDAAQALGFRVMLYVNIFGTSFNNENYTQMQPYQVKDPFTLERKRWEYTAGSEQISFAVINPAAEAWRELFVNKMTALVNEVGPDALHLDQSLLMYNDANGLIDGNNMMQGNIALHRELREALPDIALGGESLNEITTRYESFAQRHAYGIFSASGTWDDSKINQVVPASSAIFAPYTTIYGHPDHANPITEDYFMAWHKVVQNRLGAIPMLTRPNLGQIANPTPLMEQLLDEAGWYQSAQPTADFSNMSDPTLFAFRTANGGSAKYVRDSYGEKLTAYDGNPSGGGTDIMRYLYGAETYTLPGSIPGWLLYDEQKLFGLDPDKTYLYLNQVRDPEGFHVYEWPEDVALKRLSSRSTHTTIVMDDKLQSGDIDLLNYEGPVRAGEVLGDGTVHTTAAPFPTTGGFSYSFPGGGTVQHWGDRILAHPPYAGQWQGGHTWLEFDISLPAAAAASFQAGVQLGSEQNVASSDGVTFKVSAWDKAEAPGDRTVLSEEQFSRSASPTAMELDLSELAGKEVTLRLETHPGVTVDNDSAVWVAPTVAVATYGGNRSVSFKVNSPLPLTVVQSSYGAASSVSLGNNHYEITAPASGTVYLLHNVSAPVQLPLSLPGAPYHSSLVFEDGSEGQAQSPFGGFPGSGSVLGIEKQGLDAHPPQHGQTHIEYALNLPADTQAVLQGFAGIKDGSDDSQGAGFRIAVNGTVQWSQDIMPGGAWTPFSIPLAEYAGTSVIITLITDSLGDYGYDRAFWGQPALIVQ, encoded by the coding sequence ATGATCAATGTTGTCAGAAGAACAGTGATGGTATGTGTGGCGTGTATCCTTTTGTGTGGCAGTCTGCCGGGTCTTAGTTTTGCAGATACAGCTAATGTGAAGGTGACGATTGATTCCGGCACAGCAGCCATCGACTTCACCTATGGAACGATAACTCTGGCCCGCGGCAACGAAGGCAAGCTGACCGGTATCCGCCATCTGGCGCAGAACAATCTGTGGAATGATGCAGCAGCTTCCGCCGTGTCCGCGAAGAAGGGGCATGTCACTTATGAACACACCTGGGGCTCAGGTTCTTCGCTGGCTGAACTGGAGACGACGGTTGCCCGTAAATATGATGGTACATTGACTGTCAGCCAGTATGCGCAGACTCAGCAGCCCGGCATATCGGGCGTGCAATGGGGATTCATTATCCCGGATACGTATGATCTGATTATTCCCGCACTGGGCGGGATCCGGCTCACTGCCGAATCACCGGACGCCGCCTATGGCTTCTCCCAGTTCACCTACCCCGATGTCTGGGAGGCACAGATGTTTCTTGTGCAGGGGGCGGATGGCGGGCTGCTGGTTCATGCGGATGACAATGCGGCGTACTTCAAAACATTGCATGTGAAGCATGAGAACGGCAGCTTCTATGTAGGGATAGAGACGCAAGCGCCCGCTCCATTTCAGCAGACGACTAAGGCGGCATCCACCGATTGGCGGCTTAAAGCCTACGCCGGTGACTGGGCAAACGGATCGGCGATGTACCGGGATTGGGCAGATGGTGCCTTCGGGTTGTCTGAATCCTCCGCGAACGCACCGGATTGGGCCAAGGATATCGGATTCACGGTGCTGACGGATCTGGAAGACCAGCCGATGCTGGAGGAGCTTGCACAGCGGGTAGATGCAGAGCGGACACTGCTGGTGGTTCCTGGCTGGAGGGCGGACCCCTATGATGTGAATTTTCCCAATTATGAGCCTAAGCCGGATATCGCAGCCAGGATCGATGCCGCCCAGGCGCTGGGATTCCGCGTGATGCTGTATGTAAACATATTCGGAACATCATTTAACAACGAGAATTACACACAGATGCAGCCCTATCAGGTGAAAGATCCGTTCACGCTGGAGCGGAAGCGCTGGGAGTATACCGCAGGCTCGGAACAGATTTCATTCGCCGTTATTAATCCGGCGGCGGAGGCATGGCGGGAACTCTTCGTTAACAAGATGACTGCCCTGGTGAATGAGGTCGGACCGGACGCGCTGCACCTGGACCAGTCGCTGCTCATGTATAACGATGCCAACGGCCTGATTGACGGCAACAACATGATGCAAGGCAATATCGCCCTGCACCGCGAGCTTAGAGAAGCGCTGCCGGATATCGCCTTGGGCGGGGAGAGCCTGAACGAAATCACGACACGGTATGAGTCCTTTGCGCAGCGCCATGCCTATGGCATTTTCTCCGCGAGCGGAACGTGGGATGACAGCAAAATCAATCAGGTGGTTCCGGCCAGCTCAGCGATTTTTGCCCCATATACGACCATTTACGGTCATCCCGATCATGCGAATCCGATCACGGAGGATTATTTCATGGCCTGGCATAAGGTTGTTCAGAACCGGCTCGGGGCTATTCCGATGCTGACAAGACCCAATCTGGGCCAGATCGCCAATCCTACCCCGCTGATGGAACAATTGCTGGATGAAGCGGGCTGGTACCAGAGTGCACAGCCTACAGCTGATTTCAGCAATATGTCAGATCCCACTTTGTTTGCTTTCAGGACAGCTAATGGCGGCAGTGCCAAATATGTGCGCGATTCCTATGGCGAGAAGCTGACCGCCTACGACGGGAACCCTTCCGGCGGGGGCACCGACATCATGCGTTATTTGTACGGGGCAGAGACCTATACGTTGCCCGGAAGCATTCCGGGGTGGCTGCTCTATGATGAACAGAAGCTGTTCGGGCTGGACCCGGACAAAACGTATCTGTATTTGAACCAGGTCCGCGATCCCGAGGGATTCCATGTCTATGAGTGGCCGGAGGATGTGGCGCTAAAACGGCTGTCCAGCCGGTCCACCCACACCACCATCGTTATGGACGACAAGCTTCAGTCCGGGGATATAGATCTGCTGAATTACGAAGGACCGGTGAGAGCAGGAGAGGTCCTGGGAGACGGTACTGTCCATACGACCGCAGCCCCGTTCCCTACCACGGGCGGATTCTCCTACTCCTTCCCCGGAGGAGGAACTGTGCAGCACTGGGGCGACCGGATTCTGGCCCATCCGCCTTATGCAGGACAGTGGCAAGGCGGGCATACCTGGCTGGAATTTGACATCAGTCTGCCCGCAGCAGCGGCTGCGAGCTTTCAAGCCGGTGTACAGCTGGGCTCCGAGCAGAACGTCGCGAGCAGTGACGGTGTCACCTTCAAGGTATCCGCTTGGGATAAGGCAGAAGCGCCCGGGGACCGTACGGTGCTGAGTGAAGAGCAGTTCAGCAGAAGTGCCTCACCTACAGCCATGGAACTGGATTTGTCGGAATTAGCAGGCAAAGAAGTAACCCTCAGGCTGGAGACGCATCCTGGAGTAACGGTGGACAACGATTCTGCCGTATGGGTGGCACCTACGGTAGCCGTTGCAACTTACGGCGGCAACCGCAGCGTAAGCTTCAAGGTGAACAGCCCGCTGCCCTTAACTGTGGTGCAATCCAGCTACGGAGCAGCCTCATCTGTAAGTCTAGGTAACAATCACTACGAAATTACAGCACCTGCCTCGGGTACGGTATATCTGCTTCACAACGTGTCTGCTCCTGTGCAGCTGCCGTTATCGTTACCCGGAGCTCCATATCATTCGAGCCTGGTGTTTGAGGATGGAAGCGAAGGGCAAGCCCAGTCTCCGTTCGGCGGATTCCCGGGAAGCGGCTCTGTACTCGGCATTGAGAAGCAGGGGTTGGATGCCCACCCGCCGCAGCACGGGCAGACGCATATTGAATATGCCTTGAATTTGCCCGCAGACACGCAGGCTGTACTGCAGGGATTCGCCGGCATTAAGGACGGATCGGATGACTCCCAGGGCGCCGGCTTCCGCATAGCGGTGAACGGAACGGTACAGTGGTCGCAGGATATCATGCCGGGCGGGGCCTGGACGCCGTTCAGTATCCCGCTGGCCGAATATGCCGGAACTTCGGTCATTATCACCCTGATCACTGATTCTTTGGGCGACTACGGATATGACAGGGCCTTCTGGGGCCAGCCGGCTCTGATTGTGCAATAA
- a CDS encoding family 43 glycosylhydrolase: MSKLFYKPEDGWLADVIPFYEDGEFKLLYLKDWRDREGHGEGTPWFLLGTQDFIHYKEYGEVLPRGGVSEQDLYIYTGCVLKKDGLYHIFYTGNNFHYPAEGKAQQAVMHAVSSDFVHWEKRPEDAFYAPTEGYEEHDWRDPFVFWNEEAGEYWMLLAARLKEGPAGRRGCVALCASKDLTGWEVRDPFWAPYLYTTHECPDLFRMGDWWYLLYSTFSDRTVTHYRMSRSLQGPWLAPENDALDTRAFYAAKTWTDGERRYAFGWNPTREGEHDGGTWQWGGHLVVHEIVQGADGALLVKAPDTLNAAFSEESALSFTEVLGRWKFSGSTAAVTAADSFAGAYAGVLPDGPCKLEVTVTFAPGTRGCGIVLRTDQEFGQGYMIRLEPGRNRIVVDQWPRKGDVPYAVGMERPLQLLPGTACSLSIYLEDQVCVVYVNEELALSTRLYDFQQGGMGLFVSEGSAEFITRQFAM; this comes from the coding sequence ATGAGCAAATTATTCTACAAGCCTGAAGACGGCTGGCTGGCCGACGTTATCCCGTTCTATGAAGACGGCGAGTTCAAGCTGCTGTATCTGAAAGATTGGCGCGACAGGGAAGGACACGGTGAAGGTACACCCTGGTTTCTGCTGGGGACCCAGGATTTTATTCACTACAAGGAATACGGAGAGGTTCTGCCGAGGGGCGGGGTATCCGAGCAGGACCTGTATATCTATACGGGATGCGTGCTGAAGAAAGACGGACTTTATCATATTTTCTATACCGGCAACAATTTTCATTATCCGGCGGAGGGCAAGGCGCAGCAGGCAGTGATGCATGCGGTCAGCAGCGATTTTGTACATTGGGAGAAACGGCCGGAGGATGCCTTCTATGCACCAACGGAGGGCTACGAGGAGCATGACTGGCGTGATCCGTTTGTGTTCTGGAACGAGGAGGCGGGGGAATATTGGATGCTGCTTGCCGCCCGGTTGAAGGAAGGTCCCGCGGGTCGCCGCGGCTGCGTAGCCCTATGCGCCTCCAAGGACTTGACCGGCTGGGAGGTACGCGATCCGTTCTGGGCTCCCTACTTGTATACGACTCACGAATGCCCGGATCTGTTCCGGATGGGGGACTGGTGGTACCTTCTGTACTCGACATTCTCGGACCGTACGGTCACGCATTACCGGATGAGCCGCTCACTGCAGGGGCCTTGGCTGGCGCCCGAGAACGATGCACTTGATACGCGGGCATTCTATGCCGCCAAGACCTGGACTGACGGTGAGCGGCGTTATGCATTCGGATGGAACCCGACACGGGAAGGCGAGCATGACGGGGGCACCTGGCAATGGGGCGGGCATCTGGTTGTGCATGAGATAGTCCAGGGCGCGGACGGTGCACTGCTTGTAAAAGCGCCGGATACCCTGAATGCTGCGTTCAGTGAGGAAAGCGCTTTATCCTTCACCGAAGTGCTCGGACGCTGGAAGTTCAGCGGCAGCACGGCCGCGGTTACGGCAGCCGATTCCTTCGCCGGTGCCTATGCAGGGGTATTACCGGACGGCCCCTGCAAGCTGGAGGTAACGGTAACGTTCGCTCCCGGCACCCGGGGCTGCGGCATTGTTCTGCGGACCGATCAGGAGTTCGGGCAGGGGTATATGATCCGGCTGGAGCCGGGCCGGAACCGGATTGTCGTTGACCAGTGGCCGAGGAAGGGAGATGTCCCCTACGCCGTCGGCATGGAGCGGCCGCTGCAATTGCTGCCCGGAACCGCCTGCTCGTTAAGCATATATCTGGAGGATCAGGTATGCGTAGTCTATGTAAACGAAGAACTCGCGTTAAGCACGCGGCTGTACGATTTCCAGCAAGGAGGGATGGGGCTGTTCGTGAGTGAGGGGAGTGCGGAATTCATTACCAGGCAGTTTGCAATGTAG
- a CDS encoding extracellular solute-binding protein has translation MKGKRLAVLTSYGIVLSLLLSASSPGTNRSLNSAEHETYPFGQYDPPIQLHIARPVDQTWTYPRGDSIEDNIWYREYRKLLGIEIIHDWTALPGEYSRKLNVLIALGSLPEMFSVSAGQLKQLADADQLEDLTAVYERFASGRTKKLQMGDGGAALASATFNGKLLAIPIVNAPIYEANLLWVRTDWLDKLGLPEPKTLEEVFAIADAFTGQDPDGNNQQDTFGLAINNYLYGGIASVTGFFNAYHAYPQTWIKDGNGQVMYGSIQPEMKRALGKLQEMYRSGQLDREFGVKDSDQVVEDISANKLGMTFGANWNPYVFLDAVRQNPGMEWKPYAVPSVDGVPAKASVGFSASGYVVVRKGYQHPEAVVKMLNLHEEVVHGARRGEGEFITVEEAGGRINTSRLSFVQSGVSNEDVAESLSLLREAIRNEDGSLLKDALTETDKYGPTLDYLTTGNMDNWAVAHQYFGFETTMDHYSGDRLLMTAFGGQTPTMTEKWAMLDRLEKETFTKIIMGAVSIDEFDRFVTDWNRLGGKAILEEINEPYGGE, from the coding sequence GTGAAGGGAAAGAGATTAGCAGTCTTGACGTCTTATGGAATCGTTCTGTCGCTTCTGCTGAGCGCGAGCAGTCCCGGAACGAACAGAAGCCTGAACTCTGCGGAACATGAGACCTACCCGTTTGGACAATACGATCCGCCGATTCAGCTTCACATCGCGCGTCCCGTCGATCAGACCTGGACGTATCCCCGCGGTGACAGCATTGAAGATAATATCTGGTACCGGGAGTACCGCAAGCTGCTGGGCATCGAAATTATACACGATTGGACCGCCTTGCCGGGCGAATACAGCCGCAAGCTGAATGTCCTGATCGCATTGGGCAGTCTGCCGGAGATGTTCTCCGTCTCGGCAGGCCAGCTCAAACAGCTGGCGGATGCGGATCAATTGGAGGATTTGACGGCAGTATACGAGCGCTTCGCTTCCGGCCGCACCAAAAAACTGCAGATGGGAGACGGCGGTGCAGCCTTGGCTTCCGCTACGTTCAACGGCAAACTGCTGGCCATTCCCATCGTCAATGCTCCGATCTACGAAGCCAATCTGCTGTGGGTGCGTACGGACTGGCTGGACAAATTAGGTCTGCCTGAGCCCAAAACGCTGGAGGAGGTGTTTGCGATTGCCGATGCATTTACGGGGCAAGATCCCGACGGCAACAACCAGCAGGATACCTTTGGCTTGGCCATCAATAATTACCTGTATGGCGGCATTGCCTCGGTTACCGGATTCTTCAATGCGTATCACGCTTATCCCCAGACCTGGATCAAGGACGGGAACGGTCAAGTGATGTACGGTTCCATTCAGCCGGAGATGAAGCGTGCGCTTGGCAAGCTTCAGGAGATGTACAGGAGCGGACAGCTGGACCGGGAATTCGGTGTCAAGGACAGCGACCAGGTGGTGGAGGATATCTCCGCGAACAAGCTCGGCATGACGTTCGGCGCCAACTGGAATCCCTATGTATTCCTGGATGCTGTACGGCAAAACCCCGGAATGGAGTGGAAGCCGTATGCAGTGCCTTCTGTGGATGGCGTGCCGGCCAAGGCCAGTGTAGGCTTCTCGGCCAGCGGATATGTCGTAGTGCGCAAAGGCTATCAGCACCCGGAGGCTGTGGTGAAAATGCTGAACCTGCATGAAGAGGTGGTTCACGGCGCAAGACGCGGCGAAGGCGAATTCATTACCGTGGAAGAAGCCGGCGGACGGATCAACACCTCCAGGCTGTCCTTTGTCCAATCCGGTGTATCCAACGAGGATGTGGCAGAGTCGTTGTCGTTACTGCGCGAGGCCATCAGGAACGAGGATGGAAGCCTGCTGAAGGATGCGCTCACCGAAACCGACAAATACGGGCCAACTCTTGATTACCTAACAACCGGGAATATGGACAATTGGGCCGTTGCCCATCAATACTTCGGGTTCGAGACGACCATGGACCACTATAGCGGCGACCGGCTGCTGATGACTGCCTTCGGCGGACAGACCCCTACGATGACAGAGAAGTGGGCCATGCTGGACAGACTCGAGAAAGAAACCTTCACCAAAATTATTATGGGTGCGGTTTCCATTGATGAATTCGATAGATTCGTAACGGATTGGAACCGGCTTGGCGGTAAGGCGATCCTGGAAGAAATTAATGAACCGTATGGAGGAGAGTGA